From a single Paramormyrops kingsleyae isolate MSU_618 chromosome 14, PKINGS_0.4, whole genome shotgun sequence genomic region:
- the LOC140578378 gene encoding uncharacterized protein, translating to MPRTKASRRSAAAKKRLLDRQRAPDSFDVAMTDDGVNPFPPSRNTKTAMTVTNRTSHNQRTDPAAAAVHVVAMTDDGVNPFPPSRNTKTAMTVTFLTSHDQQPEQAAQQRPVSVMAMTDDGVNPFPPSRNTKTAMTVTFPTSHDHRVPALGAICRTVDEFCMPFLDKDKARTDEVLQPPHKRKAAKWTDPKSEPECEPACELETKLETKLETELETELESELELRNTLAVPNYYPTVDQQQHVNPVTICVSPHFPQARAVRGSFHQGHPRFGVNSNKQCVANSLIAIVTCKVKNVLTWSVTDIDQVLLKGDDLYTTIRDARRIGDASGYLLVRDLPTEYTLNGDKYEINYHDDMFVGLFGVSEYGDMGDIFMSADAAVRRVFSQYDACLFTLKVNTCAIIKQGSWYVVIDSHSRRGDGASDASGRSILVCHSTIDSLLDHVDTLGLSLDATGEQFEITAVSVTSRSILHQHPDGNCPATSVNQLTSMSGHPDGKSSVTSVNQRTNISDHPDDNSSVTRVQQFARMSDSQYGVVRPNVTHGTDPEVDVRVNNEGDVVFISELRSEQFLFSPLTIQQQRRLSCKLGVVYIDHGHVNMDAEFPMGDPCRMVPITGDGNCFFRSLAFAITGNEKEHRKIRCAIVAHILRNESRYVACLRDGHSSVTEYVTASRMKYVGTWASEVEIQAAADLLGVDIFTYSDNKWLKYSTCIGSDQRGIYLKHCNESHYEVVICVKGHDTEGCATQCSEIDNTPSEMASSRRKLEREKRRYEVSMVYKEEQLERSIKRYREDEVYREHVKQSSISKYATDMGHRKYVQQSSVSKYATDDRHQQRVKQLSVSKYATDVEHQQRVKQSSVRKYATNVEHQQCVKQSSVRKYATNVEHQQRVKQSSVDKMVFMVL from the exons ATGCCTCGCACAAAGGCTTCCCGGCGTTCCgcagcagcgaagaagaggctGTTGGACCGGCAGCGAGCTCCTGATAGTTTTGAtgtggctatgactgatgacggggttaacccGTTTCCCCCCTCTCGGAATACCAAAACGGCGATGACTGTGACTAATCGGACGAGCCACAACCAACGGACTgaccccgctgctgctgccgtccatgtcgtggctatgactgatgacggggttaacccGTTTCCCCCCTCTCGGAATACCAAAACGGCGATGACTGTGACTTTCCTGACGAGCCACGACCAACAACCTGAGCAGGCCGCACAGCAGCGGCCTGTGTCCGTcatggctatgactgatgacggggttaacccgttccccccctctcggaataccaaaacggcgatgactgtgacttttccgacgagccatgaccaccgggttcccgccctgggtgccatttgtaGGACCGTCGACGAGTTCTGTATGCCTTTTCTTGATAAAGATAAGGCAAGGACGGACGAGGTACTGCAGCCCCCTCATAAAAGAAAGGCTGCAAAGTGGACTGACCCCAAAAGTGAACCAGAATGTGAACCAGCATGCGAACTTGAAACAAAACTTGAAACAAAACTTGAAACAGAACTTGAAACAGAACTTGAAAGTGAACTTGAACTGAGAAATACCCTGGCAGTGCCAAACTATTACCCAACCGTGGATCAACAACAGCATGTGAACCCTGTAACTATCTGTGTAtctcctcattttcctcaggcacgTGCAGTGAGAGGCTCATTCCATCAAGGACACCCACGATTTGGAGTCAACAGTAACAAGCAATGTGTTGCTAATAGTTTGATTGCTATAGTAACGTGTAAGGTAAAGAATGTTTTAACCTGGTCAGTCACAGACATtgatcaagtgctgctgaaAGGAGATGACCTCTACACTACCATCAGAGATGCTAGGAGAATTGGAGATGCTTCTGGGTATCTGTTAGTTAGAGATCTACCAACAGAGTACACATTGAATGgtgataaatatgaaataaactaccatgatgacatgtttgttggcttGTTTGGTGTCAGTGAATATGGAGATATGGGTGACATTTTCATGTCAGCTGATGCAGCGGTAAGAAGAGTATTCTCACAGTATGATGCGTGTCTTTTTACTCttaaagtaaatacatgtgccatcattaagcaagggtcatggtatgtggtgatcgactcccattcccgacgaggagatggagcaagCGACGCATCAGGCAGAAGTATATTGGTGTGCCACTCTACCATAGATTCTTTGCTAGACCATGTGGATACCCTAGGACTATCTTTAGATGCAAcaggggaacagtttgagattacagctgtgagtgtgactaGTCGAAGCATCCTGCACCAGCATCCAGATGGCAACTGCCCAGCCACCAGCGTCAACCAGCTTACCAGCATGTCAGGCCATCCAGACGGTAAGTCCTCAGTCACCAGTGTCAACCAGCGTACCAACATATCAGACCATCCAGACGACAACTCCTCAGTGACCAGAGTCCAGCAGTTTGCCAGAATGTCAGACAGCCAATATGGTGTGGTAAGGCCAAATGTGACACATGGTACAGACCCTGAGGTTGATGTCCGTGTGAACAATGAAGGTGATGtagtttttatcagtgagctacGCAGTGAGCAGTTTCTGTTCAGTCCTTTGACAATCCAGCAGCAAAGAAGGCTTTCCTGTAAGCTTGGTGTGGTGTACATTGATCATGGCCATGTAAACATGGATGCAGAGTTTCCAATGGGTGATCCTTGCAGAATGGTGCCAATCACTGGTGATGGCaactgctttttcagatctctggcttttgctattactggaaatgagaaagaacacaggaaaattagGTGTGCTATTGTTGCTCACATACTAAGAAATGAATCCAGGTATGTTGCTTGTCTTAGAGATGGTCACTCTTCTGTCACTGAGTATGTCACTGCATCACGGATGAAATATGTTGGTACTTGGGCATCTGAGGTAGAGATTCAAGCTGCCGCTGATCTGCTTGGTGTGGATATTTTCACATACTCTGACAACAAATGGTTGAAGTACTCCACATGTATTGGTTCTGATCAGAGAGGTATatacctgaaacattgtaatgagtcacaTTATGAGGTTGTAATTTGTGTGAAAGGGCATGACACTGAGGGTTGTGCAACACAATGCTCTGAAATCGATAACACACCATCTGAAATGGCATCAAGTCGACGAAAACTTGAACGAGAAAAAAGACGGTATGAAGTAAGTATGGtgtacaaggaggaacaacttgagagAAGCATAAAGCGCTACCGTGAGGATGAAGTGTACAGAGAACATGTTAAACAGTCAAGTATAAGtaagtatgcaacagatatGGGGCACCGCAAATATgtacagcagtcaagtgtgagcAAATATGCAACAGATGATAGACACCAGCAACGTGTAAAGCAGTtgagtgtgagcaagtatgcgacagacgttgaacaccagcaacgtgtgaagcagtcgagtgttaggaaatatgccacaaatgttgaacaccagcaatgtgtgaagcagtcaagtgttaggaaatatgccacaaatgttgaacaccagcaacgtgtgaagcagtcaagt gtggacaaaatggtgttcatggtcctgTGA